Part of the Burkholderia humptydooensis genome, TGCTCGCCGCCGGCGGCGCGCGCGCGCAAGGCATCGAGGACAAGCTGCGCAGCCAGTTGCGCTCGACCGTGCAGGAACTGCGCCAGTTGCAGGACGGCCAGGCGCAGTTGCAGGCCGACAAGGCGGCCGCCGAGAAGCAGCGCGACGACGCGCTCGCGCAATTGAAGACGGCGCAGGCGCAGCTCGCCGCGGCGCGCGGCGATTCGGGCGCGGGGGCGGCCGCGAAGCGCGCGCTCGCGCAGGAGCGCGCACTTCGCGAGCAGGATGCGCAGTCGCTCGCGAAATACAAGTCGTCCAACGAGGCGCTGCTCGCCGCGGCGCGCGCCCACGATGCGCAGCGCGCGCAATGGCGCGACGACGTCGCCGCGCGCGACATGCAACTGACAACCTGCGAGGCACACAATGCGGCGCTGTATCGCGTGGGCCACGAGATCCTCGAGGCATACGAGCACGTCGGCTTCGGCGCGATCGTCGCGTCGCGGCAGCCGTTCGCGCAGTCGGCGCGCGTGAAGTACGACGAGCTCGCGCAACGCTACGGCGATGCGCTGTACGCGGGCAAGTACGACCGGGCCGCGCGTTCCGCCGGCGCGGCGCCGGTGCCGACGCCGGCCGCGTCGGGGGGCGTCGCGGCCGGCGCGCCATGAGCGCGCGGCGGCCCTGCGGCGCGGGACAAGCGCATCGCTCGGCCGGCTCCATTCATTCGTTGAACACAGGAAGAACGCACATGCAGGACAGCCTTTCGAATGCCGGCGGCGCACGCCCGGCGCAAGACGACGAGCCGATCGCGGCGATCAGCGCCGATCGACTGGCCGACATACTGCGCCGCGCCGGCTATCGCGTGACGGCGGCCGAGCAGAACGGCGCGGTGCAACTGATGAGCGCGAGCCAGGGGATCGGCTTCTCGGTGCGCTTCGGCAATCCCGCCGCCGGGCTCGGGCCGCGGCCCGCCGATGCGGGCGAGGGCCCCGCCGCCGCGCTCTACGTCGACTACACGCTCGCGTGCCTGCTGCAGGTGCAGGGCGAATTGCCGGCCGAGCTCGTCGCGAACTGGAACCGCACGAAGCGCTTCGCGCGCCTCGCGAACCACGGGCCGCTGCTCGCGCTGGAGATGGACGTCATCGTCGCGGGCGGCGTGTGCGAGCGCCACGTGCGCTCGACGATCGAGCTGTGGGATCGCCTGATCCAGGAATTCCTGCTGCATCTGCGCAACCGGCCCGCGATGACCGAGCAGGAAGCGGCGGCGCGCGCGGCGCCCGGCGAGCAGGCGGCCCAAGCCGCGCACGAGCGCGCCGCGCAGCCGTGACCGCCGCGAGCCGGATCGGCGCTGCACTGCGGACTGCGCGCCGGATGCAATGAACGTAACGATGCCGATGCGTGCGTCGCCCGGGCGCGATGCACGCGATTCGGGAGGGCAGTCTCAAGAGAGGGCGGTCAAGGCATGATGACGAAGATGAAGATAAGGGCGATCGCGGTGAGCGGACTCTTGCTGGGTGCGCCGCTCGCCGCGCACGCGCGGGACGACGTGATCGCGAACGCCGCGCAGGCGTCGGTCACGCAGGCGGATCTCGCGACGCTGCTGAAGACGGTGAACCCCGAAGTCCGTGAACGGCTCGCGGCCGACCCCGCGGCGCTGGACCAGGTCGTGCGCTCGGCGCTCGCGCAGAAGGCCGTGCTCGCCGACGCGAAATCGAAGGGCTGGGACAAGGAGGCGCAGGTGCAGTCGGCGATCGAGCAGGCGCGGCGCGACATCGTCGTGCGCAGCTATCTCGCGTCGATGAACGCGCCGCCGGCCGACTATCCGTCGGACGCCGAGATCCAGGCCGCGTATGACCGGAATCTCCCGGCGTTCATGGCGCCGCGCGCGCTGCACGTCGCGCAGATCTACATCGCCGTGCCGCCGAACGCGGAGGCCGCGACGCTCGACAAGGCGCGCAGGCAGGCGGCCGATCTCGCGAGCCGCGCGCGCAACGGCGATTTCGCCGCGCTCGCGAAGGCGAACTCGCAGGACCACGCGAGCGCGGCGAACGGCGGCGATCTCGGCTTCGTGCCCGAGCCGCTGATGCTGCCGGAAGTGCGGCAGGCGGCCGGCGCGCTGAAGCCGGGCCAGGTCTCCGCGCCGATCCGGACGCCGGCCGGCTTTCACGTGGTCAAGCTGATCGACGCGCGCGCCGCCGCGCCGCGCCCGCTGGCCGACGTGAAGGAGCAGGTGCGCGCGATGCTGCGCGCGCAGCGCACGCAGCAGAATGCGCAGGCGTATCTCGCGAAGCTGACCGCGAACGCGCCGATCAACGAAGAAGCGCTGAAGAAGGCGCTGGCGGCCGTCCGGTAGGCGCCCCGTGGCCACCGCCCGTCCGACGCCGCGCATCGATCCGCCCGATGCGCATGCCGATGTGCATGCCGATGTGCACATGCCGAAGCGGCCGCGCCCGGCCGTCTCGATCGGGCGAGTGCGCCCGCCGAAGGCCAACCTGTGGCCGCGTCCGCCCGGCGAGCTGCCGACGCACTGTCCGCTCTGCTTCGGCGCGCTGGTGTCCGTGCCCGGCGCGAGCGGGCACGCGCGGCACCGGAGCGCGCGGTGTTCCGCGCAATGCGTGCTGACGACCCACCGCTACCAGCCCGACGAACCGATGATCTGCGGCTCGCGCGACGCGCAGTGCTCGGCGCGCCATCGGGAGCGCTTCGTCGCGCAATGGGCGCGCCATTACGCGTTGATGCGGCGCGTGTGGCCCGCGCTCACGATCGAGCGCTTCGTCACGGTGATCGCGTGCGCGGACGTCGCGGATCTCTGGTCGTACCGCGCGCTGCGCGACGACGATCTCGCGGCCGTCCTGCTCGTGCTCACCGGCTTCCTGCGCGTGCCGGACGCGCCCGCCGCCGATGCGCTCGTGCCGGCGGCGCGCTGGGTGCGGTTCTGGTTCGACGCGAGCGTGCGCGAGATCGGCGACTTGTGGGCGGGCGCCGCCGCGCCGCGGCTCTTTCGCGTCGACTATCGCGAGCCGCTCGCCACGCCGTATCCGACGGGCGCGCAGGTGCACGCGTGGCAGCGCATCGACGGGATGCGCGATGCATGGGCGCAGCAGGCCGACGCGCCGGCGGCGGCCGTCAGTCCGCGCGATCGCGCCGCGTTCGCGCGTTTTCTCGCGAGCCCGCCGCCGCGCGGCGGCGAAAGCGTGTGAGGGCGACGCGGTGCGGTGTGATCGAACAAATCTCGAAGGAGGCTCGCATGAGGGTGCGACGCAAGTGTATCGCCGTGGGCGCATGCCTGTTGCTGATGGCCGGCGCCCATGCGCAGGGCGGCCGTGCCGACGTGGATGCGGCCGCCGTGGATGCGGCCGGCTCGGCCGCGCGGCCGAGCCCGACGCCGAAGCCGGTGTGCGTCGACGCGGAAGTCGACGGCAAGCGCGCGCTGTCGTACGACTGTCTCGGCGCGCAGTTGAAGCCGAAGGCCGAGCCGCAGGTCGGCGCGTCGCAGACGGATTCGGAGCGGTTGTCGAAGCAGCCGTCGAACCGGCTCGGCACGTTCAACCTGTCGGCCGAGCGCAACCGCTTCGGCGCGAACTGGGGTAAGTCAGCGACGCCGCAGCGGCCCGCCGCGCCCGTCGCCATACCGCCGAAATGACGCGCGGGGCGGCGTCGCGCAATGGGCGCGCGCGAGGCCGGCGGCGCGCCGCCGGGCAACGAAGAGGAGCAGCAACGTGAAATCGGGCAAACGGGCAGGCATGGCGGTGAGCCGGGCGATCGCGGGGGGCTTGGCGCTCGCGCTCGCGTGCGGCGCGCCGCGCGCCGCCGACCGGCCGGCGCGGGCCGACGGCGCGCCGACGGTCGCGCTGCCGAATTTCTCCGCGCTCGTCAGACGGGTCGGCGCGGCCGTCGTCAACATCAGCGTCACGCGCGAGGTGACGCAGATGGGCATTCAGCTTCCGCCCGGCATCCCGCCCGATCATCCGCTCGCGCCGTTTCTCGCGCGCCGCGTGATCGGCAATCGCGACGAAGTGAGCCTCGGCTCCGGCTTCATCGTCAGCGCGGACGGCGTGATCCTGACCAACCGGCACGTGGTCGGCGACGCGGCTGCCGTGGACGTCAAGCTGACCGACAAGCGGCAATTCAGGGGGCGCGTGATCGGCAGCGATCCCGTGTCCGACGTCGCCGTGATCCGCATCGACGCGCGCAACCTGCCCGTCGTCGCGACGGGCGACCCGGCGCGCACCGAGGTCGGCGACTGGGTGATGGCGATCGGCTCGCCGTATGGCTTCGCGAACACGGTCACGCAGGGCATCGTCAGCGCGAAATCGCGATCGCTGCCCGGCGAGCGCGCGATCCCGTTCATCCAGACCGACGTGCCGATCAACCCCGGCAATTCGGGCGGCCCGCTGTTCGACCTGAACGGCCGCGTGATCGCGATCAATTCGATGATCTTCTCGAAGACGGGAGGCTACCAGGGGCTTGCGTTCGCGATTCCGATCGACATCGCGCTCGACGTGAAAGACCAGTTGATGCGCACCGGCAAGGTCACGCGGGGGCGGCTCGGCGTCGCCGTGCAGGAAGTCAGCCAGGCGCTCGCGCGCTCGTTCGGCCTCGCGACGCCCGACGGCGCGCTGATCACGACGGTCGAGCCCGACGGCCCCGCCGCGCGGGCCGGCCTGCAGGCGGGCGACGTAGTGCTCGCGGTCGACGGCCGGCCGATCGCCGAATCGGCCGACCTGCTCGGCATGATCGCGGCCATGCGCCCAGGGCGCATGGCCGATCTGCTCGTCTGGCGCGCGGGGCGCGCGACGCACATGACGGCGACGATCGGCGCGTTCGACAGCGGCACGGCGTCGAGCGGCGGCGCGCCGGGGCCCGCGCGTCTCGCGCGTCTCGGGCTGGCGCTGCGCGCGGCGACGGAGCAGGAGCAGCAGCGGCTCGGCATGAGCCGCGCGCTCGTGGTCGAACAGGCGAGCGGCCCGGCGGCCCGCGCGGGACTGCGGGCCGGCGATGTCCTGCTGTCGGTGAATGGCGCGCCGGCCGCGAGCGTCGGCGCGCTGGCGAGCGAGATCGACCTCGCGCACGGGACGGTCGCGCTGCTCGTGCAACGCGGCGGCGCGCGATTGTATGTTCCGATCGAGCCGGGGTGAGCGCCGGCGCCCGGGGCGGGCAGCGCGTGGCCCGGCGCGGCCTGCCTGCCGCATCGGCGTCGTGCGAACGGGAAAGTGAAACAGGAGGCGTGATGAAGCGAAGGCGAGGAAGGGGCGTGCTCCGATGGCTGCCGGCGTTCGCCGTCGCGTGCGTGCTCGCGTCGGGCGTGCCCGCCGCCGCGCAGACGGCCGACGTGCCGCAGCCGTGGATCAGGTACGGCGAGCTGGCCGGCGGCGAGTTCCGTGCGCGGCTCGAAGCCGACGGCGAAGCGGCCGACCGGCTGCACCGGTATCTGGCGGCGCGCGTGGCGAACGCGAGCGCTGGCGCACCGATGCAGTCGATCGTCGTGCGCGCGTGGATGGACGCGAACGGAGCCGTCACGCGTGTCGAATTCGCATCGCTCGGCGATCCGGACGCCGACGCGACGCTCAGGCAGTTGCTCACCGCGACTCCGCTGGCGGAGCCGCCGCCGCCCGACATGCCGCAGCCGCTGCGCGTGCGCCTGCGGTTCGCGCCGAATCCCGAATCGCGAACCGGCGAGCCGGCTGAAACCGGGCATGCGCGATGAAGCGCCGCGCGGCGCCGGACGGCGATTCGCGCCATCCGGCGAGCGGCCGGGATTCGCCGGATGCGCGGGAATCGCTTCCCGGCGCGATGCTCCGTCGATCGTCGGGGCGAGCGCGGACTGGGCGGCCGGCGTTCGCGACGCACGAGGTTCTGCGGCCGGGAAGAGCCGGATGAGGGACGAAGAGTCACGAGGAAACCGAGATGCGGATAGGGATTTCGTATATTGCACGGCCTGGGCGCACGGTATGGGACGACGGGCCGGGCCAAAGCGTGTTCTTTCTGGTCAAGCTGCTGCGCGCGCTGCCGGCGATCGAGGACGTCGCGCTGATCGACTGCGGTCCGGAACCGGCGTTGCCGGCGCAGGCGAAAGCGCTGTTTCCGGACCTGCCGCTGATGGCGCCGCGCGAGGCCGCGCAGCGGGTGGACGTGGTGATCGGGATGTCGGGCGGGCCCGATGCCGAATGGCTGGATCACGTGCGCGCGCGAGGCAAGAAGGTGGTGTACCTGTGCGGCGGCGAGCCGGACGCGCAATGGCTCGGCCCGAGCGTGTTCCAGCGAGGCGGGTATGGTTCGCACGCGCCGCGCTGCGACGAGATCTGGGTGCTGCCGAAGGATCGGGCGTTCGGCCCGGTGCTGGAGGCGCTGCATCGATGCCCGGTGCACGAAGTGCCGCTCCTGTGGGACCCGATGTTCATCGATCGGCGCATCGGCGGGCTGGCGGCGCGCGGACGGCGCTTCGGCTACGCGGCGCGGCACGGTGGTCGGGGCGGGACGCGGGGGCTGCGCGTGGCGATATTCGAGCCTGACGGAGCGCAGGCCAAACGCTGCGTGATTCCGGTGCTCGCATGCGACATGGCGTTTCGCGCGGCGCCCGATGCGATCGACGAAGTGCGGGTGCTCGACGGCGCGCTGATGCAGGCGCACCCGAGCTTCTCGTTTCTGCGGAACTCGCTCGGCGTGAAGCAGGCGGGACGGCTGCATCTGGATGGCCGGCACGACTTCGCGGACTACATGAGCCGGGCGGCCGATGCGGTGGTGGCGCATCACTGGCGCGACGATCGGAACGTCCCGCACCTCGACGCGCTGTATGGCGGCTATCCGCTGATTCACAACGCGACGTGGCTCGCGGATCTCGGCTATTACTATCCGGCGTTCGACGTGTTGTCGGCGGCGCGCGCGCTGGTCGCTGCGGCGACGCGGCACGACGCGGCCCAAGCGGACTACGTGCGCCGTTCGCGCGCCTTTCTCGCCGGGCTGAGCCCGCTGTCGCCGGCGAACGGCGCGCGTTATCTGCAGCGGTTGCTGCATCTGACGGCCGCGCGTGCCGGCAGATCGGGCGATGCCGCCGCGGGGCGGCGCTCCGCGCAGGCTGCATTCGCGGATCGTGAGATGGCGGCATTCACGGCCGCACGCCGATCCGGTACTTCGTCGTCTGCCGATACGTGCCCCCGGGCCGCAGCACGGCGCCGTCCCGCAGGTTCGTCATGTTGATCTGATTCGGAAACCCGCCGGCCTCGAGGCACAGCGCCGCGTGGCGCGCACAGCGCGCGCCGTCGCGCACGCGCAATCCGTGCAGATGATTGCCCGTATAGCATTGCAGCCCCGGCTGGTCGGTCGACACGGTCAATTCGCGCCCGCTCTCGGGATCGTACACGCACGCGACGGGCCGCACGCCCCGCGTGCCGGCGCTGCCCAGCACGTAGCAGTGGTCGAAGCCTCCCGCCCGCGCGAGCTGCGCGTGCGGCCAGTCGAGCCGCGCGCCGAGCGGCGCGCCGTGCCGGAAATCGAAGGCGGTGCCGGTCACGTCGGCGGCGCCCGTCGGGATCAGCGCGTCGTCGATTTCGAGGAACATGTCGGCGTCGATCGTCAGCAGATGACCGCGCACGTCGCCGCCCGGGCGGCCGCTCAGGTTGAAATAGCTGTGATTCGTCAGGTTGAGCGGCGTGGGCGCGTCGGCGGTGCCGGTGTAGTCGATCGTCAGCGCGCCGTCGTCGTCGAGCGTGTAGCGAACCTGCACGGTCACGTTGCCGGGGAAACCCGCGTCGCCTTCGGGCGATTCGAGCCGCAGCGCAAGGCCACCGCAGTCGTCGACGACTGCCCAGCGCTCGCGATGAAAGCCGCTCGCGCCCCCGTGCAGCAGGTTGCCGTTCTCGTTGCGGTCGAGCGCGTAGTCGACGCCGTCGAGCGTGAAGCGCGCGCCCGCGATCCGGTTCGCCCAGCGGCCGATCGTCGCGCCGAGGTAGGCCCCCGATTCGATGTATTCGGCCGGCGCGTCATGCGCGAGCACGATGTCGGCGAAGCGGCCGGTGCGGTCGGGCGCGAGCCAAGACACGACCGTCGCGCCGAGATCGCTGACGACGACGCGCATGCCGTCCGCATTGCGCAGCGTGTAGCGGCGCACCCGGTCGCCGCCGGGCAGCGCGCCCCAGGGCTCGGACGGCACGCGGGCGACGCCGGGAGCCGGAGGAAAAGCATGAGTGTCGGTGTCGATGGGCATGGGCGGAATCGGTTCGTGGACGGTCGTCTTCATCGCGCGGACGCGGCGCGCTCCTGGTATTCGCGCGGCGTGCAGCCTAGCTCGCGCCGGAACACCGCGTGCATGTACTGCAGCGACGTGAATCCGCAGCGGATCGCGACCTCGGCGCTCGACGCGTGACGGCCCGCGAGCAGCGCCTGCGCCGCTTCGAGCTTGTGGCGCAGGATTTCCTGGTGCACGGTGCGCCGCAGTTCTCGGCGAAAGTGCTCTTCGAGCAGCGAGCGCGACACGCCGACGTAGTCGGCGACCTGCTCGGTCTTGATGCCCTGGCACGCGTACTGGCGGATGAAATGGCGCGCGCGCATCACGTGCGGACTCGCGAGCGGCTGGTGGCGCGTCGATTCGAGCACGTTGATCCCGACGGGCGGCACGAGGATTCGCCGCCCCGGAAAGCGCGCGCCGCCCAGCATCTGATGCAGCAGATGCGCGGCGGTGCGGCCCATCTCCCCGGTGCCCTGGATCACCGACGAGAGCGGAATGCGCGTGAGCGTGCGCGTGAGCGGATCGTTGTCGATGCCGACGATCGCCACCTGCTCGGGCACCGGGATGCCGGCGATCAGGCACGCCTGCAGCAGGTGCCGCGCGCGCGCGTCGGTCACGGCGATCACGCCGACCGGCTTCGGCAGCGCGCGCAGCCAGCCGATCAACTGCTCGATCGCGTGGTTCCAGGCCGACGCGCTCGTCGACAGCCCGCGGTAGACCGGCGCATCGAGCCCATCCGCGCGCGCGAGCCGGTCGAACGCGCGCTCGCGCTGCTCCGCCCAGCGGTTCTGCCGCGCGACGGGCAGGCTGTACATCGCGAAGCGCGGCAGCCCCGCGCCGATCAGATGCGTGTAGGCGAGCGACACGAGCTTCGCGTTGTCGGTCGCGATATACGGCAGGTCGGCCGGATACTGCGCCGGGTCCTCGTACGACGAGCCGACCGCGACGATCGGCAGCGGCGAGCCGGCGAGCGCGTCGGCGACGGCCGGATCGTCGAAGTCCGCGATGATGCCGTCGCCGTCGAAGCGCTCGATGCCGGCGAGCCGGCAGCGGAAGTCGTCTTCGAGGAACAGGTCCCACGCGACGCGCGTCGAGCGCAGGTAATCGCCGATGCCGCCGATGATTTCGCGGTCGTAGACCTTGTTCGCGTTGAACAGCAGCGCGATGCGGTGCGGCGTCCGGGCGGAAGGGGCGCGGGTCATCTCGATCTCTAGGGTCTGCTTACATACGGAACGCGCATGCGAATGCCCGGCATCGCGCGGCTCCCAAGGGGACTTCCCGCGGGGCGCGGGGCGGCGCGGCGCCGTGGCTCCCGAAGGCGCGCGGGCGGCGCCGCGCGGCTGTCGGGCGTGCGGCCATTGTAGGACGGGATGCGCGCCGTGCGCGGGCGGCTGGCAAGAAACGTTATGCGCGCTGCGCAATTTCGCAATTGCCGGCGCGAGGGTGCGCGAGCACGATCCTGCCAGACCGAATTCGGCCCCGCGCGTCGCCGCGACGCGCGTTGCGCCGCAACACGGATGGAGACGCCATGTCGTATTTCGAACACATTCCCCCGATTCGCTACGAAGGCCCGCACTCGGACAACCCGCTTGCGTACCGGCATTACGACCGCACGAAGCGGGTGCTCGGCAAGACGCTCGAGGAGCACCTGCGGATCGCCGTCTGCTACTGGCACACGTTCGTGTGGCCGGGCCACGACATGTTCGGCCAGGAGGCGTTCCGGCGGCCGTGGCAGCAGCCGGGAGAGCCGCTCGAGCGCGCGCGGCAGAAGGCCGATGCGGCGTTCGAATTCTTCACGAAGCTCGGCGCGCCGTTCTACACGTTCCACGATACCGACGTCGCGCCGGAAGGGGCGAACCTGCACGAGTACGTCGAGAACTTCACGCGGATGGTCGACTATCTCGGCGAGCGCCAGCAGGCGAGCGGCGTGCGGCTGCTGTGGGGCACCGCGAACCTGTTCTCGCATCCGCGCTTCGCGGCCGGCGCGGCGACGAACCCGAACCCCGACGCGTTCGCGTGGGCGGCGACCCAGGTGTGCCACGCGCTCGACGCGACGCGCCGGCTCGGCGGCGAGAACTACGTGCTGTGGGGCGGCCGCGAAGGGTACGAGACGC contains:
- a CDS encoding YbjN domain-containing protein encodes the protein MQDSLSNAGGARPAQDDEPIAAISADRLADILRRAGYRVTAAEQNGAVQLMSASQGIGFSVRFGNPAAGLGPRPADAGEGPAAALYVDYTLACLLQVQGELPAELVANWNRTKRFARLANHGPLLALEMDVIVAGGVCERHVRSTIELWDRLIQEFLLHLRNRPAMTEQEAAARAAPGEQAAQAAHERAAQP
- a CDS encoding peptidylprolyl isomerase — translated: MMTKMKIRAIAVSGLLLGAPLAAHARDDVIANAAQASVTQADLATLLKTVNPEVRERLAADPAALDQVVRSALAQKAVLADAKSKGWDKEAQVQSAIEQARRDIVVRSYLASMNAPPADYPSDAEIQAAYDRNLPAFMAPRALHVAQIYIAVPPNAEAATLDKARRQAADLASRARNGDFAALAKANSQDHASAANGGDLGFVPEPLMLPEVRQAAGALKPGQVSAPIRTPAGFHVVKLIDARAAAPRPLADVKEQVRAMLRAQRTQQNAQAYLAKLTANAPINEEALKKALAAVR
- a CDS encoding Do family serine endopeptidase, which gives rise to MAVSRAIAGGLALALACGAPRAADRPARADGAPTVALPNFSALVRRVGAAVVNISVTREVTQMGIQLPPGIPPDHPLAPFLARRVIGNRDEVSLGSGFIVSADGVILTNRHVVGDAAAVDVKLTDKRQFRGRVIGSDPVSDVAVIRIDARNLPVVATGDPARTEVGDWVMAIGSPYGFANTVTQGIVSAKSRSLPGERAIPFIQTDVPINPGNSGGPLFDLNGRVIAINSMIFSKTGGYQGLAFAIPIDIALDVKDQLMRTGKVTRGRLGVAVQEVSQALARSFGLATPDGALITTVEPDGPAARAGLQAGDVVLAVDGRPIAESADLLGMIAAMRPGRMADLLVWRAGRATHMTATIGAFDSGTASSGGAPGPARLARLGLALRAATEQEQQRLGMSRALVVEQASGPAARAGLRAGDVLLSVNGAPAASVGALASEIDLAHGTVALLVQRGGARLYVPIEPG
- a CDS encoding YbaB/EbfC family nucleoid-associated protein; translation: MLRWLPAFAVACVLASGVPAAAQTADVPQPWIRYGELAGGEFRARLEADGEAADRLHRYLAARVANASAGAPMQSIVVRAWMDANGAVTRVEFASLGDPDADATLRQLLTATPLAEPPPPDMPQPLRVRLRFAPNPESRTGEPAETGHAR
- a CDS encoding DUF2827 family protein, with the protein product MRIGISYIARPGRTVWDDGPGQSVFFLVKLLRALPAIEDVALIDCGPEPALPAQAKALFPDLPLMAPREAAQRVDVVIGMSGGPDAEWLDHVRARGKKVVYLCGGEPDAQWLGPSVFQRGGYGSHAPRCDEIWVLPKDRAFGPVLEALHRCPVHEVPLLWDPMFIDRRIGGLAARGRRFGYAARHGGRGGTRGLRVAIFEPDGAQAKRCVIPVLACDMAFRAAPDAIDEVRVLDGALMQAHPSFSFLRNSLGVKQAGRLHLDGRHDFADYMSRAADAVVAHHWRDDRNVPHLDALYGGYPLIHNATWLADLGYYYPAFDVLSAARALVAAATRHDAAQADYVRRSRAFLAGLSPLSPANGARYLQRLLHLTAARAGRSGDAAAGRRSAQAAFADREMAAFTAARRSGTSSSADTCPRAAARRRPAGSSC
- a CDS encoding aldose epimerase family protein gives rise to the protein MPIDTDTHAFPPAPGVARVPSEPWGALPGGDRVRRYTLRNADGMRVVVSDLGATVVSWLAPDRTGRFADIVLAHDAPAEYIESGAYLGATIGRWANRIAGARFTLDGVDYALDRNENGNLLHGGASGFHRERWAVVDDCGGLALRLESPEGDAGFPGNVTVQVRYTLDDDGALTIDYTGTADAPTPLNLTNHSYFNLSGRPGGDVRGHLLTIDADMFLEIDDALIPTGAADVTGTAFDFRHGAPLGARLDWPHAQLARAGGFDHCYVLGSAGTRGVRPVACVYDPESGRELTVSTDQPGLQCYTGNHLHGLRVRDGARCARHAALCLEAGGFPNQINMTNLRDGAVLRPGGTYRQTTKYRIGVRP
- a CDS encoding XylR family transcriptional regulator, with amino-acid sequence MTRAPSARTPHRIALLFNANKVYDREIIGGIGDYLRSTRVAWDLFLEDDFRCRLAGIERFDGDGIIADFDDPAVADALAGSPLPIVAVGSSYEDPAQYPADLPYIATDNAKLVSLAYTHLIGAGLPRFAMYSLPVARQNRWAEQRERAFDRLARADGLDAPVYRGLSTSASAWNHAIEQLIGWLRALPKPVGVIAVTDARARHLLQACLIAGIPVPEQVAIVGIDNDPLTRTLTRIPLSSVIQGTGEMGRTAAHLLHQMLGGARFPGRRILVPPVGINVLESTRHQPLASPHVMRARHFIRQYACQGIKTEQVADYVGVSRSLLEEHFRRELRRTVHQEILRHKLEAAQALLAGRHASSAEVAIRCGFTSLQYMHAVFRRELGCTPREYQERAASAR